In Crinalium epipsammum PCC 9333, the genomic window AATCCAGGTAACGGTTCAAAATCTACCCCAACAGGTTTGGTTTGTAATTGAAATATTGTTTGATTTAAGTCATTTTCATCAAATAACTCCTGAAAATCTTCGTTATGCTGTTGAATCTTCAGGCAGTCTGTTAACATTACATCGGCTATTTGTCTGGTTCCTACAGTACAAATCATCGGGCAAGCTGGAAACATTTTGTGGAATGTTGGTAATGCCCCGATATGGTCTTGATGAGCGTGGCTAATTAATATTAAGTTGGGGTTTCTTAAATATTCAAAGGCTGGTAAAGGTTTATCTCCTTTTGGTCGTGTACCAGCATCAAGGACTATTTCATAGGGGCCAATTAATACTCGGAAACAGGAAGCTCCGATGCCTCTAGCAGCGCCTAATGGCGTGACACTTAATTTATCTTGCTCTAAGTCTGGCTCTAGCTCTAATGGTATTTGATTATTTGTGCTAAATTCCCACACTTGGGCTATACCAGTATGTTCATTTACTCTGACTCTGGCATTTAACCCATGTTGGTCAACTTCCCACTCGAAAAACTTTCCGCGCTTAACAGGTGTAGCTAAATTCCATTGTGCTATCCCAGTATGATTTTCAAGGGCAGCTTTAGCTTGAGCAACAAATTCCAGTTTTTTATTCTTCAACTGATTAACTGCATTAACCAATTCTGGTAATGGAGTCGCTGCATTCACTTCTATATCAATTGGCTTGAGAGCGTTTTCTACATCATCAAGTTCAATTTCTGTATTCTCTACTTGAATTATTTGCAACTGTTGACAGTTGAGTACTGCTGAAACTTCTAATAATTGCCCTGGTTTTATTGATGGGCTACCACCAATGAGTGTTATTCTCAGAGTCTTTTCTCCAGGGCGAGTTATTTTAAATAAAATTCTTCCGGCTTTACTATACTCGACTACTCGACCCAGAAATTTACAGGAATCAGCGTCACCTGATTCATTAATACCAACAATTTGAAGACTAGAGATTAGCCCGTTGGAATCTGTTGCAGGTACTACCCCGCCATTGCTGAGTGCCTGTATAATTACATGAACCCTTAACTTTATATTTCTCTCCTTGAACAATTAATTTATCTTCATGTAATTCGCCCGTTACAATCATTTCAAAGTTGCTTAACATAATTTTACAAATATATAAATAGCTATGATGACGGGCTATCGCCCAAGCGTGGTATAGGAGTAGAGGGGGTGTGGTTTACCCCAACTTTCACTATTACAAGCGATAGCGGTTCAAATAAATGAGAACAATTAGCCCCTTGCTTAGTAGCAAGGGGTTAATGATTAGCTAATGATCCCAATTATGGCAAAATGGACTTTCATTTTGGATGCTTTATCTGTAGCAAACATTTAAGTAATCCATATAATAGGTATCAGTTTTATTAATTTAACTAAAATCCCTATTTGTCATCTGAACCGCGCTACTCGCAACAAAGTTTTTCAAGGTTTTGCAGTTTGGGGTAAAAGTTCGCGCTTGTTGGTATTTTAATTTCAAGCTCCATTTAATTATTAATGAATCAGGAGAATTATTTAGCTTTAAAGTAGCTCCCGCCAATGTCGATGACCGACATCCAGTTTTTAATTTAGTTAAAAATATTTATGGAAAGCTTTTGGCGGACATTGGTTATATTTCTGCCTAATTATTTCAACAGACAAAGCAGTACGCTATCAAACTTGCATTAATCATATCCCCCAAAC contains:
- a CDS encoding transposase; amino-acid sequence: MQFGVKVRACWYFNFKLHLIINESGELFSFKVAPANVDDRHPVFNLVKNIYGKLLADIGYISA